From one Equus quagga isolate Etosha38 unplaced genomic scaffold, UCLA_HA_Equagga_1.0 1100_RagTag, whole genome shotgun sequence genomic stretch:
- the LOC124232740 gene encoding olfactory receptor 4A15-like — protein MEYSNNVTEFVLLGLTQSPEGQKVLFVAFLLIYIVTVVGNLLIIVTIIASQSLGAPMYLFLAYLSFIDTVYSTAIAPKMIVDLVYEKKTISFHACMTPVFIDHLFSGAEVILLVVMAYDRYVAICKPLHYLIIMNQQVCVVMLLVTWTGGFLHSLVQFLCIYQLPFCGPNVIDNFVCDMYPLLKLACTNTYLVGCSMIANGGAICTVIFFILLVSYGVILYSLKTQGLEGKSKAFYTCASHMTVVILFFVPCIFLYARPNSTFPIDKSMTLVLTFITPMLNPLIYTLRNAEMKNAMRKLWSKNVTLVGRRLYPSCIT, from the coding sequence ATGGAATATAGTAATAATGTGACTGAGTTTGTCCTGCTAGGGCTCACACAGAGCCCTGAGGGGCAAAAAGTTCTGTTTGTTGCATTCTTACTCATCTACATTGTGACAGTTGTGGGCAATCTGCTCATCATTGTAACCATCATTGCCAGCCAATCACTGGGTGCCCCCATGTACTTATTTCTggcttatttatcatttattgataCGGTCTATTCTACTGCCATTGCTCCCAAAATGATTGTAGACTTAGTTTATGAGAAAAAGACTATTTCCTTCCATGCTTGTATGACTCCAGTCTTTATAGATCATTTATTCTCTGGTGCTGAAGTCATTCTTTTGGtggtgatggcctatgaccgatATGTAGCTATCTGTAAACCTCTTCATTATTTGATCATCATGAATCAGCAGGTTTGCGTTGTCATGCTGCTGGTGACCTGGACTGGAGGATTTCTGCACTCATTGGTTcaatttctctgtatttatcaGCTCCCTTTCTGTGGCCCTAACGTCATTGACAACTTCGTGTGTGATATGTACCCCTTATTGAAACTTGCTTGCACCAATACCTACCTCGTTGGATGTTCTATGATAGCTAACGGAGGGGCAATTTGCACTGTCATCTTCTTCATTCTCCTAGTTTCCTATGGGGTCATATTATACTCCCTTAAGACTCAGGGTTTGGAAGGGAAATCCAAAGCCTTCTACACCTGTGCATCCCATATGACTGTggtcattttattctttgttcccTGTATCTTCCTGTATGCAAGGCCCAATTCCACTTTTCCCATTGATAAATCCATGACTCTGGTATTAACATTCATAACTCCCATGTTGAACCCCTTAATCTATACCCTGagaaatgcagaaatgaaaaatgccatGAGAAAACTTTGGAGCAAAAATGTGACTTTAGTTGGAAGAAGGCTGTATCCCTCATGCATAACATAA